The Exiguobacterium sp. FSL W8-0210 genome includes a window with the following:
- a CDS encoding DUF4062 domain-containing protein: protein MKKKFQVFISSTYTDLIEERQRAVTAVLDSNHIPAGMELFKANNQDQMKVIRQWIDESDVFMLILGGRYGSLDPATQKSYTHLEYEYALEKNMPIFTLILTEQMIKDKYTNSNRSFDDFREIKSPKKLASFIEQTKTGSVVKYLENIFQIDSAVMGSLRFFEDDANIEGWVRSNDSSADNQLFIQQIEELKSEISLLKSENRILTEQNDFSRRSSGHASESTLKFSQLMDVAALSMVSAKELAPYTGINAHFTDMLSVLKINQVQKEIASDITNHESPNDVLRYYISQNLIGFLSSNHLVNPFMTRNSNDSVAVTYRLTGEGLKFFMAINQEKDKL from the coding sequence TTGAAAAAGAAATTTCAGGTATTTATATCATCTACTTATACAGATTTGATTGAAGAACGACAACGAGCGGTAACGGCTGTTTTAGATTCAAACCATATACCTGCTGGAATGGAGCTTTTCAAAGCAAATAATCAGGATCAGATGAAAGTAATTAGACAGTGGATTGATGAGTCAGATGTATTTATGCTTATTCTCGGAGGACGCTATGGTTCTCTAGATCCAGCTACTCAAAAAAGCTACACTCATCTTGAATACGAATATGCATTAGAGAAAAATATGCCGATTTTCACACTAATTTTAACTGAACAAATGATTAAAGATAAATATACAAATTCAAATCGGTCTTTTGATGATTTTCGCGAAATTAAAAGCCCTAAAAAACTGGCTTCTTTTATTGAACAAACTAAAACTGGTAGTGTTGTAAAGTATTTAGAGAATATTTTTCAAATTGACTCAGCTGTTATGGGTTCATTGAGATTTTTTGAGGATGACGCAAACATCGAAGGATGGGTCAGAAGCAATGACTCTTCTGCTGATAATCAATTATTCATACAACAAATTGAAGAACTAAAGTCTGAAATATCGCTTTTGAAAAGTGAGAACAGAATTTTAACCGAGCAAAACGATTTTAGTCGTCGTTCGTCTGGTCATGCTAGCGAATCAACATTAAAATTCTCACAATTGATGGATGTCGCTGCATTATCTATGGTTTCTGCCAAAGAATTAGCACCATATACAGGGATAAATGCTCATTTTACTGATATGTTATCAGTCCTTAAAATCAACCAAGTTCAGAAAGAAATTGCTTCAGATATTACTAATCATGAATCTCCAAATGATGTATTAAGATATTACATTTCGCAAAATTTGATAGGGTTCTTAAGTTCCAACCATTTAGTCAATCCATTTATGACGAGAAACTCTAACGACTCAGTTGCAGTTACATATCGACTGACTGGAGAGGGATTAAAATTCTTCATGGCTATTAATCAGGAAAAAGACAAACTTTAA